A stretch of Fusobacterium periodonticum ATCC 33693 DNA encodes these proteins:
- the gctB gene encoding glutaconate CoA-transferase subunit B, giving the protein MAKNYKNYTNKEMQAITIAKEIKDGQIVIVGTGLPLIGATVAKNKFAPNCKLIVESGLMDCSPIEVPRSVGDLRLMGHCAVQWPNVRFIGFETNEYLNGNDRMIAFIGGAQINPYGDLNSTIIGDDYVKPKTRFTGSGGANGIATYSNTVIMMQHEKRRFIEKIDYVTSVGWAGGPGGREKLGLPGNRGPLAVVTDKGILRFDEVTKRMYLAGYYPGVTIEDIVENTGFELDTSRAVQLEAPTEEIIKMIREDIDPGQAFIKVPVEE; this is encoded by the coding sequence ATGGCAAAGAATTATAAAAATTATACAAATAAAGAAATGCAAGCTATTACTATTGCTAAAGAAATAAAAGACGGGCAAATAGTTATAGTAGGGACAGGATTACCTTTAATAGGAGCAACTGTTGCTAAAAATAAATTCGCCCCTAATTGTAAACTAATAGTTGAAAGTGGATTAATGGATTGTAGTCCAATAGAAGTTCCAAGAAGTGTTGGAGACTTAAGACTTATGGGACACTGTGCTGTTCAATGGCCAAATGTAAGATTCATAGGTTTTGAAACTAATGAATACTTAAATGGTAATGACAGAATGATAGCTTTCATTGGAGGAGCTCAAATTAATCCTTATGGAGATTTAAACTCTACTATCATTGGTGATGATTATGTAAAACCAAAAACAAGATTTACAGGAAGTGGAGGAGCTAATGGTATAGCTACTTACTCAAATACTGTAATAATGATGCAACATGAAAAAAGAAGATTTATCGAAAAAATTGACTATGTAACAAGTGTTGGTTGGGCAGGAGGACCAGGAGGAAGAGAAAAATTAGGGCTTCCTGGTAACAGAGGACCTTTAGCAGTTGTTACAGATAAAGGTATCTTAAGATTTGATGAAGTAACTAAGAGAATGTACTTAGCTGGATACTATCCAGGTGTAACTATAGAAGATATAGTTGAAAATACTGGATTTGAACTTGATACTTCAAGAGCTGTTCAATTAGAAGCTCCAACTGAAGAAATCATTAAAATGATAAGAGAAGATATAGATCCAGGACAAGCATTTATAAAAGTTCCAGTAGAAGAATAA
- the gctA gene encoding glutaconate CoA-transferase subunit A, whose protein sequence is MSKVMSLHDAIAKYVESGDSLCFGGFTTNRKPYAAVYEIIRQGQTDFIGYSGPAGGDWDMLIGCGRIKAFINCYIANSGYTNVCRRFRDAVEKKHNLLLEDYSQDVIMLMLHASSLGLPYLPVKLMEGSDLEYKWGISAEIRKTIPKLPDKKLERIPNPFKEGEDVIAVPVPRLDTAIISVQKASINGTCSIEGDEFHDIDIAIAARKVIVIAEEIVTEEEIRKDPSKNSVPEFCVDAVVHAPYGCHPSQLYNYYDYDPAFYKMYDSVTKTDEDFEKFIQEWVIDVKDHDGYLAKLGLPRVSKLRVVPGFQYAAKLVKDGE, encoded by the coding sequence GTGAGCAAGGTAATGTCTTTACACGATGCAATAGCAAAATATGTTGAATCTGGAGATAGTTTATGTTTTGGAGGATTCACAACAAACAGAAAGCCTTATGCGGCTGTTTACGAAATTATTAGACAAGGACAAACTGATTTTATTGGATATTCTGGTCCAGCAGGAGGAGATTGGGATATGTTAATAGGATGTGGAAGAATAAAAGCTTTCATAAACTGTTATATAGCTAACTCAGGATATACAAATGTTTGTAGAAGATTCAGAGATGCAGTAGAAAAGAAACATAATTTATTATTAGAAGATTATTCTCAAGACGTTATTATGTTAATGTTACATGCTTCTTCATTAGGATTACCATATTTACCAGTAAAATTAATGGAAGGTAGTGACTTAGAATATAAATGGGGAATAAGTGCAGAAATCAGAAAGACAATTCCTAAATTGCCTGATAAAAAATTAGAAAGAATTCCAAATCCTTTCAAAGAAGGAGAAGATGTAATAGCAGTTCCAGTTCCAAGACTAGATACGGCTATAATTTCTGTTCAAAAAGCTTCTATTAACGGAACTTGTTCAATAGAAGGAGATGAATTCCATGATATAGATATAGCTATCGCTGCAAGAAAAGTTATAGTTATAGCTGAAGAAATAGTAACAGAAGAAGAAATCAGAAAAGATCCTTCTAAGAACTCTGTACCTGAATTCTGTGTTGATGCAGTAGTTCATGCACCTTATGGATGTCACCCATCACAATTATATAACTATTATGATTATGACCCAGCATTCTATAAAATGTATGATTCTGTAACTAAAACTGATGAAGATTTTGAAAAATTCATACAAGAATGGGTTATAGATGTTAAAGATCATGATGGATACTTAGCTAAATTAGGTTTACCAAGAGTAAGTAAATTAAGAGTAGTTCCAGGATTCCAATATGCTGCAAAATTAGTTAAGGATGGTGAATAA
- a CDS encoding sodium ion-translocating decarboxylase subunit beta — protein sequence MNFFNVLAELLEASGFAALTWQNLAMILVSFVLFYLAIVKKFEPLLLLPISFGMFLVNLPLAGLMNEGGVDKGGIIYFMSYGVKSNLFPCLVFMGVGAMTDFSPLIANPISLLLGAAAQLGIYVAFIFATQIGFTPAEAAAIGIIGGADGPTSIYIANNLAPHLLAPIAVAAYSYMALIPLIQPPIMKALTTKKERAVKMGQLRKVSKTEKIVFPIAVVLFCSLLLPSVAPLLGLLMMGNLFKESGVVQRLSDTAQNAMINIITIMLGLSVGAKADGSTFLDVSTLKIIAMGLAAFCFSTAGGVLLGKVLYIVTGGKINPLIGSAGVSAVPMAARVSQTVGAKENPTNFLLMHAMGPNVAGVIGSAVAAGFFMMIFKGTM from the coding sequence ATGAATTTTTTTAATGTATTAGCAGAACTATTAGAGGCGTCAGGTTTTGCAGCTCTTACTTGGCAAAATTTAGCTATGATACTTGTATCATTTGTTTTATTTTACCTAGCAATAGTTAAGAAATTTGAACCACTATTATTGCTACCTATATCTTTTGGTATGTTCTTAGTAAACTTACCATTAGCTGGACTTATGAATGAAGGTGGAGTAGATAAAGGTGGTATAATATATTTTATGTCTTATGGAGTAAAAAGTAACCTATTCCCTTGTTTAGTATTTATGGGAGTTGGGGCAATGACAGATTTCTCTCCATTAATAGCAAACCCTATTAGTTTACTATTAGGAGCAGCAGCTCAATTAGGTATATATGTAGCATTTATATTTGCAACTCAAATAGGATTTACTCCAGCTGAAGCTGCAGCAATTGGAATAATTGGTGGAGCAGATGGGCCAACATCTATATATATTGCAAATAACTTGGCACCACATTTACTAGCTCCAATAGCAGTTGCAGCTTATTCATATATGGCATTGATACCATTAATTCAACCACCTATTATGAAAGCTCTTACAACTAAAAAAGAAAGAGCAGTAAAAATGGGACAATTAAGAAAAGTTTCTAAAACTGAAAAAATAGTTTTCCCAATAGCAGTTGTTTTATTCTGTTCATTACTTTTACCATCAGTTGCTCCATTACTTGGACTACTAATGATGGGTAACCTATTTAAAGAATCAGGAGTTGTTCAAAGATTATCTGATACAGCACAAAATGCTATGATTAACATAATAACAATTATGTTAGGTTTAAGTGTTGGAGCTAAAGCAGATGGTTCAACTTTCTTAGATGTAAGCACATTAAAGATTATAGCAATGGGACTTGCAGCTTTCTGCTTCTCAACAGCAGGAGGAGTTCTTTTAGGAAAAGTTCTTTATATAGTAACTGGTGGAAAAATAAATCCACTTATAGGATCGGCAGGAGTTTCTGCAGTTCCTATGGCAGCACGTGTGTCTCAAACAGTTGGTGCTAAAGAAAACCCAACTAACTTCTTATTAATGCACGCAATGGGACCTAATGTTGCAGGAGTTATAGGATCAGCAGTTGCAGCTGGTTTCTTTATGATGATATTTAAAGGAACTATGTAA
- a CDS encoding biotin/lipoyl-containing protein, with amino-acid sequence MKYVVTVNGKKFEVEVEKVGGAGKSLSRQPAERREAVKSEPVVETKAAVAPAPVEAAPAATTTGGTTITSPMPGTILDVKVNVGDKVKYGQTLAILEAMKMENDIPATGDGEVAEIRVKKGDAVETDAVLIVLK; translated from the coding sequence ATGAAATACGTAGTAACAGTAAATGGTAAAAAATTTGAGGTTGAAGTTGAAAAAGTTGGAGGAGCAGGAAAATCATTATCTCGTCAACCTGCAGAAAGAAGAGAAGCAGTTAAATCAGAACCAGTTGTAGAAACTAAGGCAGCTGTAGCTCCAGCTCCAGTTGAAGCAGCTCCAGCAGCAACTACTACTGGTGGAACTACAATAACAAGTCCAATGCCTGGAACAATTTTAGATGTTAAAGTAAATGTAGGAGATAAAGTTAAATATGGACAAACTCTTGCAATACTAGAAGCAATGAAAATGGAAAATGATATTCCAGCAACAGGAGATGGAGAAGTTGCTGAAATTAGAGTAAAAAAAGGAGACGCAGTAGAAACTGATGCAGTTTTAATAGTGTTAAAATAA
- a CDS encoding OadG family protein, with protein MWTSNTMTLSESIITFLIGFSIVFAALIALALFIIISSKVINALVKEEEVVAPKPVANVSKTSANTASAKAVAEKDNQEAENLAVIISAISEELREPVENFTIVSVTEI; from the coding sequence ATGTGGACATCTAATACTATGACTTTGTCAGAAAGTATTATAACTTTCTTGATAGGATTCTCAATAGTTTTTGCGGCTTTGATAGCATTAGCACTATTCATTATCATATCATCTAAAGTTATAAATGCTCTAGTCAAAGAGGAAGAAGTAGTAGCACCAAAGCCTGTTGCCAATGTTTCAAAAACAAGTGCAAATACAGCTAGTGCTAAGGCGGTTGCTGAAAAAGACAACCAAGAAGCTGAAAATTTAGCAGTTATAATCTCGGCTATCAGTGAAGAACTGAGAGAACCTGTTGAGAATTTCACTATTGTTAGTGTAACAGAAATTTAA
- a CDS encoding BglG family transcription antiterminator: protein MLKKQHFEILKIIENESKLSKVAELLNLTERSVRYKVDEINEEIGSKKIEIKKREFFSSITENDMDKLFDNIEESNYIYSQKEREELIILYTLMKKDNFLLKELADKLSTSKSTIRNDLKKLKKILLKYNIKLLQDEKLKYYFDYSEEDYRYFIAIYLYNYVSFDKKYNKIFFADLSYFRKIIYKEIKEEYINEIEAVSKRIKKAELDFMDETLNILVILMVISQKREEKNTNLILENIEILKNRKEYGQLKKIFPDFTNLNLLFFTDYLFKISRDEKDVFIKFKNWLDISVAVIKIVRAFEIENKTNLKNMDVFLDEIFYYIKPLIFRTKRKIKLKNSILKDVKNLYPSIFHFLKKNFYYLEEVIDEKVSEEEVAYLVPFFHKVLQNNNRMNKKAVLVTTYKENIALFLKEDIETEFLVDIDKILTLKNFEQIKDKLNNYDYILTTFNVEEDFVKEIKLTKVIELNPILTEKDIKKLEDSGLIKNKKIKMTSLLKVILENSSEVNVKTLIHSLDEAFPEKIYNDIDKNKFSIGNFLKKENIFKFNLDSFEKVLNKFFDLSFLQKNDINDIINKASNNNFYSYLGLKTGIIFHNFNTKNNQNSMIIVVNEKELYINSQKINTIVLINSTCEIKYRAIIYNFVKLFFQNNNFNFNEKEDIYNFLIAMDN, encoded by the coding sequence ATGCTAAAGAAACAGCATTTTGAAATATTAAAAATCATTGAAAATGAAAGTAAGTTATCAAAAGTAGCAGAGTTGCTTAATTTAACTGAAAGAAGTGTTCGTTATAAAGTAGACGAAATTAATGAAGAAATAGGCTCAAAAAAAATTGAAATAAAAAAAAGAGAATTCTTTTCTTCAATAACTGAAAATGATATGGATAAACTTTTTGATAATATTGAAGAGAGTAACTATATTTACAGTCAAAAAGAAAGGGAAGAACTGATAATACTTTATACTTTAATGAAAAAGGATAACTTTTTATTAAAAGAATTAGCTGATAAGTTGAGTACAAGTAAATCTACTATAAGAAATGATTTAAAAAAATTAAAGAAGATATTGTTAAAATACAATATTAAGCTTCTTCAAGATGAAAAATTGAAATACTACTTTGACTATTCTGAAGAAGATTACAGGTATTTTATAGCTATCTATCTTTACAATTATGTGAGCTTTGATAAAAAGTATAATAAAATATTTTTTGCAGACCTAAGCTATTTTAGAAAAATAATATATAAGGAAATAAAAGAAGAGTATATAAATGAAATAGAAGCTGTTTCTAAAAGAATTAAAAAAGCAGAACTTGATTTTATGGATGAAACATTAAATATTTTAGTTATTTTAATGGTTATTTCACAAAAGAGAGAAGAAAAAAATACAAATTTAATTCTTGAAAATATAGAAATTTTAAAAAATAGAAAAGAATACGGTCAATTAAAGAAAATTTTTCCAGATTTTACTAATTTAAACTTACTTTTCTTTACAGATTATCTATTTAAAATTAGTAGAGATGAAAAAGATGTTTTCATAAAATTTAAAAATTGGTTAGATATCAGTGTAGCTGTTATTAAGATAGTAAGAGCTTTTGAAATAGAGAATAAAACAAATTTAAAAAATATGGATGTATTTTTAGATGAAATATTTTACTATATAAAACCTTTAATTTTTAGAACTAAGAGAAAAATAAAATTAAAAAATTCAATATTAAAAGATGTAAAAAATCTATATCCATCAATATTTCATTTTTTGAAAAAAAATTTCTATTATTTAGAGGAAGTTATAGATGAAAAAGTTTCTGAAGAAGAAGTTGCATATTTGGTACCTTTTTTTCATAAGGTTTTACAAAATAATAATAGAATGAATAAAAAAGCTGTACTGGTAACCACTTATAAAGAAAATATAGCACTTTTCTTAAAAGAAGATATAGAAACTGAATTTTTAGTTGATATAGATAAGATACTTACTTTAAAAAATTTTGAGCAGATAAAAGATAAGTTAAATAATTATGATTATATTCTAACAACTTTTAATGTAGAAGAAGATTTTGTGAAAGAAATTAAACTAACTAAAGTCATAGAATTAAATCCTATATTAACAGAAAAGGATATAAAAAAGCTTGAAGATTCAGGTCTTATAAAAAATAAAAAAATAAAGATGACAAGTTTATTAAAAGTAATTTTAGAAAATTCATCAGAAGTAAATGTGAAGACTCTTATTCATAGTTTAGATGAAGCTTTCCCAGAAAAGATTTATAATGATATAGACAAAAATAAATTTTCTATAGGAAACTTTTTGAAGAAAGAAAATATTTTTAAATTTAACTTGGACTCTTTTGAAAAAGTTTTAAATAAATTTTTTGATTTATCTTTCTTGCAAAAAAATGATATTAATGATATTATAAATAAAGCATCAAATAATAATTTTTACTCATATTTGGGGCTTAAAACAGGAATAATTTTTCATAATTTTAATACTAAAAACAATCAAAACAGTATGATAATTGTAGTAAATGAGAAAGAATTGTACATAAATTCTCAAAAAATTAATACAATTGTATTAATAAATTCGACTTGCGAAATAAAATATAGAGCAATTATTTATAATTTTGTGAAGTTGTTTTTTCAAAATAATAACTTTAATTTTAATGAAAAAGAAGATATCTATAATTTTTTAATAGCAATGGATAACTAA